A window of Malania oleifera isolate guangnan ecotype guangnan chromosome 5, ASM2987363v1, whole genome shotgun sequence contains these coding sequences:
- the LOC131155410 gene encoding pectinesterase 2-like — protein MELHSFLTLAVAALFLLSPAVSGYSAADVSSWCRQTPHPEPCEYFLARNLSTTASIHQKSDFFKLAMQLALNRANRAQTTALSLGPKCRNEREKAAWTDCLELYESTVLRLNETLSRATTCTQVDAQTWLSTALTNLQTCRAGFAELGVGDFILPLMSNNVSKLISNTLALNVVPSSPEPSYGRDGFPSWVRPGDRKLLQASSSPASRANVVVAKDGSGNYKTVSEAVAAAAKRSGTGRYVIYVKAGIYNENVQIGSKLKNIMLVGDGIRKTVITGSKSVGGGSTTFNSATVAVVGDGFIGRGITFRNTAGAKNHQAVALRSGSDLSVFYQCSFEGYQDTLYVHSDRQFYRECDIYGTVDFIFGNAAVVFQNCNIYARNPPNKTNTITAQGRTDPNQNTGISIHNSRVTAASDLKAVQSSVKTYLGRPWKMYSRTVFIKTYLDGLINPAGWLEWDGNFALNTLYYGEYMNTGPGSSTANRVKWGGYRVITSATEASKFTVGNFIAGGSWLPSTGVPFTSGL, from the exons ATGGAACTTCATTCATTTCTAACCCTAGCAGTGGCAGCCCTTTTCCTCCTTTCGCCGGCCGTCTCCGGCTACTCTGCGGCCGACGTGAGTTCCTGGTGCCGCCAAACCCCCCACCCCGAACCCTGCGAGTACTTCCTAGCCCGCAACCTCTCCACCACCGCCTCCATCCACCAAAAGTCCGACTTCTTCAAGCTCGCGATGCAGCTGGCGCTCAACCGCGCCAACCGTGCCCAAACCACCGCCCTCTCGCTCGGCCCCAAGTGCCGCAACGAGCGCGAAAAGGCGGCGTGGACCGATTGTCTCGAGCTCTACGAGTCCACCGTCCTCCGCCTGAACGAAACCCTAAGCCGCGCCACCACGTGCACCCAGGTGGACGCCCAGACATGGCTCAGCACCGCGCTCACAAACCTCCAAACTTGCCGGGCCGGGTTCGCGGAGCTCGGCGTCGGTGACTTCATCCTTCCATTGATGTCCAACAACGTGTCCAAGTTGATAAGCAACACTTTGGCTCTGAATGTAGTTCCCTCCTCCCCCGAGCCGAGCTACGGCAGGGACGGGTTTCCCTCCTGGGTGAGACCGGGCGACCGTAAGCTCTTGCAGGCTTCTTCTTCTCCTGCGTCTCGAGCAAATGTGGTGGTGGCGAAGGACGGGTCGGGGAATTACAAGACGGTGAGCGAGGCGGTCGCGGCGGCAGCGAAGCGGTCCGGGACCGGAAGATATGTGATTTATGTCAAGGCAGGGATTTACAATGAAAATGTTCAGATAGGAAGCAAGCTGAAGAATATCATGTTGGTCGGAGATGGGATCAGAAAAACTGTCATTACCGGTAGCAAGAGCGTCGGAGGAGGTTCCACCACATTCAATTCAGCCACTGTTG CTGTGGTCGGAGACGGATTCATTGGCCGGGGGATCACATTCCGGAACACCGCCGGAGCGAAAAACCACCAGGCGGTGGCTCTCCGGTCGGGTTCAGACCTCTCGGTGTTCTACCAATGCAGCTTCGAGGGCTACCAAGACACGCTTTACGTTCATTCGGATAGACAATTCTACAGAGAGTGCGACATCTACGGCACCGTCGACTTCATCTTCGGCAACGCCGCCGTCGTCTTCCAGAACTGCAACATCTACGCCAGAAACCCTCCCAACAAGACCAACACGATCACCGCGCAAGGCCGGACAGACCCCAACCAGAACACCGGAATCTCCATCCACAACTCCAGAGTCACCGCCGCCAGCGACCTCAAGGCGGTGCAGAGCTCCGTGAAAACTTACCTCGGGCGGCCGTGGAAAATGTACTCGAGAACGGTGTTTATAAAGACGTATCTCGATGGATTGATAAATCCGGCGGGTTGGTTGGAGTGGGACGGGAATTTTGCGCTTAACACTTTGTATTACGGGGAGTACATGAACACCGGACCTGGGTCGTCGACGGCGAATCGAGTGAAGTGGGGTGGGTATCGTGTCATCACCAGCGCCACCGAAGCTTCGAAATTCACCGTCGGGAACTTCATTGCCGGCGGGTCTTGGTTGCCGTCTACGGGTGTTCCGTTCACTTCTGggctttga